TCACTTCTTTTCTCAACTACCTCTAGTTCCTGCTTTGTTGGCAAATCTCTGAACCAATGTGAGGATACATATCCCACACTCATTCTATTAAAATTTAATATAGCATAGTAGGAGCCCCTCCTACTATTTCAAAGTCTAAAAAATTATAATCAGATAGTATTTCAATACAACTGAGAACAGAGTACATTGTGGCAAGGCCCGCTGTCAGCAAGCAACCGAATGAACTGAAGCATGAACATTCTATTATTGGGTGGAGCAACAAGCGGATATAAACCCCAGCAAGTAGGAGCAAACGATAAACCAAACAAAGCCTGGTCTTAAATGTGGAAGATGAGGCAGGAATAAACTTAGGTATCATCCTTCAGCAACCCCCGAGCTAGAGCATCAGGCTTTGATGGTCACGCTGCATAAGCATCGTCCCGACGGCCTGAGCTTTGACGTGCACCATTCAGAGCCTGTTGGCGCGGCAGGATCATACATCAGCGTCTGATACCCAGGTTCTTCCTCCAGTGAGAGGAGCAGCAGCTTCCCATCATGTGTCCCGAGAGAGAACCGCGTGCTGGAACTACCAGTAAGCGGCACTGGAACCTTCTTCCAGGAATTGTCTGCTGGGTCGAAAATCGCCAGAGACCTCTGGTTCTTCCACTCGATgcagaagagcttctcaccaagaaCAGCATGAGCCGTGACCATTACACAGCCATTCCTAAACTCACCCCAGGCATGGCTATTTGTATCATACACGTCAATGTAACGGGAGTTACCAATTGTGAAGCTCGAACGGCCACCCATGACGTACATCTTGCCTTCAAAGCTACACCCAAAGCAACCCCATCTCGGCCTGCGAAGGCCCCCGATCAACGTCCATTTATTTTGTTCTGGGTCATAAACTTCGACACTTGATAAACTATCACCACTGGGACCAAATCCACCAGCAACATATATCACACCGTTGACCTCTGCACACGCGAAGTCGCAACGAGCGACATTCATCTTAGAAAGGGCGGTCCACCTGCGGAATCAGAGGATAAATGAGTTGGTCCAACATTCGATAAAATGTTGAGGACTTGAGTATTGTTCTGCATTTGAACACTGTACATATCACCAAGTTACTATTGTTAATTCATTCACATTATTTGAAAACACAAGGTCAAGCTTTAAAGTTTGTCAGACTAATAAGATGTACTTTATTTTTCTGATGCATGAGAATCCACAAGAAACATACCTGTTGAGGAAACAATCATACTGGTAAACCTCATCAGAAACACATTCCTTGCCATGGTCAGCAGCATAGCCAGCAATGACGATGAGCTTCCCGTCAAGGACAACCACACCAAACCCAGCTTTGGTTGGTCCAGGCATAAGCGGAAGAGGGGTGTTCTTTTGCCCCTGACATCCCAAAACCTCCCAATGAGAACCCTTTGCTTGAGCATCAGCGGTCAAGacatacacacactcgtcaagcttCTGAACCTCTTTCCTTACAGCAATTAATTCTTTGCTCTCTAGGAATGACATCCACCTCTTGGAAACTCCACCCATGACAGGGAAATGAGTTCGAGGAACAAGGGCAAGACATATCTTTGCCAGGTCTTCTGGCAAGCCAGGGATTAAAGCACAGTATTGATCGCAATCCCCTTGTGGCGTAAAGCAGAAGGAAAGTTTTGGCCTTGTTGGGGACTTGAGCTGCATTGTAGCACGCAGGAATGTCTGTGGTTGAACAAACTGTTCCCGTGTACCAACGATTGTAACCATTGCAAAATGTGGCAGCAGGCAGCTCAATGTTTGCCTCCCCTTCTTAGCCAATAGTACTGAAAACCTTTGGCTTATTTATGAACCTTAGTAGATACTATAAATAGCAATGGCTCGAATGGAACGATTCATGGAATCCGTCTCCTATGGGAATGGTAAGAGACAAGGGTTTGAATGATGCTGAAATGATGTTCTTCAACTTTGATGTCTCTGTTTTAGTTATTCTTGCTGTATCAGCCATCCGATGAGAATTTTTGGAATTGTTTTCCCTGATTGAATCAGCACTTGTCTCCTTATTGATAAAGTAGAAACCGTTTCCTCCCTTGCGCATTGCCTTAATATCTatatccacagaacataaatattaAAATATCAGCTAAATTTGCAGTCAAAGTTGCTAGGAACAAACAGGCGTAAGATATATATATACCTTTGGCCATATAATCGTTTTACTATTAGCCGGCAGTAGTGTCCATCTCTGCGAGTCTAATTGCCTGCAGTCAGCATACAAAATGATTTAGCACCAAGTAGGAACTGTAGAAGCAATCCTGTGATACTGTTTGGGCAACTCCAAAGTAACACCAGTAAAACAACATAACAGAATATTCTTTACAGCAGCTTTGTTTAATATTAGTCACTAGAGAATGGAAAGGAACACAAACTGTCAAACTCCGCCTTTTAACAACAAAAGCAGTTTTTCTATGACATCCACAGTGTGAGGAGTGTCTCCAATTTTAAAATTGATGTGAACATGTCAATGCTGTCATGATCTTCATATGAGCAATTGCTTAAAACACATATGCTCTGCAGGTGAAATGGACATCTAATTATAGGAGACACAAGAAATTCCTGAGGCTCGACACTACCAACAGACAGCAAATATGGAGTATGCCATCGTCGTGTACCGTAAACAATTAGCTGTTCCTAGCATGAGAGGAACTACGGATCAGTTATAACTCATAAGGTCCCGTAGCAGAAACCATGTCGAAATGATTATTGCTGGAACCAATTACTGTGTATAACAAGCTAGAAAAGCCATCTTTAGCAAGCAGCTGAAGCAAGTTATTGTGACCAACCAATTCGCCTTACATACAAATAATAAAAGGATAGAGCAGAACTGATCCATGTGTCGATTGATATAATGAACTGAAACCCAATCAATCCTCTGAAAGAAGAAGGCAACCATTTAAACATAGACTGGCCAAATAAAATTTAACTTTGACACGGTAGGTACCCAAGCAAATCAAATCGTCAAGTTGGAACCAGTCTGAATCACTGAAGAACGAATCAGGTGTGAGGAAGTAATTCTCAAGAGTCAAACAACCAGAGGATACCACAGGTCGAAGCCCAGCGAACCTAAGGATTCAACTCTACTCTGAACAAGTTGACCATTAAAATAAGGATTATGGCCTCCAGGAAAACTGGAGCGGCTGACTTCAGATCTGCTTCAAATTTAGACGACATCGTAATACTAGTAATTAACCACTGAGAACATAAATGGATATGGGGATCTGAGACTCGACTACGACAGCAAACTGAAATCTTGGCCTAGGAATTAATGCCGGAGCCAATCGGACAAGCAGAAATTGGGGCGAGTAGGCTGAGATTGCCCCTAGAAAATCCAATTTTTTGCAGGCTTCCCGAATCTGGGAAGAGCCCATCGATTCTGCGCCGGAGCGGGAGATGTGCAGGCAGATCAAACAGTGGATTCGAGCAAGAGGGATCTACTACTACCTGAAATGGAAAAAGGAGCCCAATCCGACGAATCCCACCGAAGCTGTGGAAGGAGCAGCGGCAGCAGCTGCAGATTGGGCACACGAGGAGGAAATCGGGGGGTTGATTGGGGAGGCGGTGGGTGGAACCGTGTGAGACTCAGACTAGGGCTTCGTCTAAAAAAGGTTTCTTTATAGGCGTGTGTAGATTAGATGGCATGGGGATGACGCGCTTGTGGAAGGAAGCTCACAAGCCGGGTGAACTCGGACAGTGAAAGATGCGATTCTACTGCTGGCTGTTCCTCGCTAGCTTTTGGTTCCATCACTCTCAGCGTCGGCAATTCTGGATAAATATTCACACAGCTCAGATGGTCCGTTAAAACGTGGCTGGTAACGATTTGGAGTATAGTAGAACTTCCACCGTTCACAAATATTACCTCTGTCCCAAATTATTTGTCTTCAATTTTTTTAATACAAACACTAAACGTGTCTAGATATATTTGTATGTAGACAAATCCAAAAGAAAAAGTTCAGGACCGAGAAAGTATAAGATGTTCTAATTTTTCTTTAAATCCAAAgcatatagacacattttagtatGTTTATTTACTCATTTTAGTCTGTATATGTTCATATTGAAATaatcaaaa
The Triticum dicoccoides isolate Atlit2015 ecotype Zavitan chromosome 3A, WEW_v2.0, whole genome shotgun sequence genome window above contains:
- the LOC119270220 gene encoding F-box/kelch-repeat protein At1g67480-like — encoded protein: MVTIVGTREQFVQPQTFLRATMQLKSPTRPKLSFCFTPQGDCDQYCALIPGLPEDLAKICLALVPRTHFPVMGGVSKRWMSFLESKELIAVRKEVQKLDECVYVLTADAQAKGSHWEVLGCQGQKNTPLPLMPGPTKAGFGVVVLDGKLIVIAGYAADHGKECVSDEVYQYDCFLNRWTALSKMNVARCDFACAEVNGVIYVAGGFGPSGDSLSSVEVYDPEQNKWTLIGGLRRPRWGCFGCSFEGKMYVMGGRSSFTIGNSRYIDVYDTNSHAWGEFRNGCVMVTAHAVLGEKLFCIEWKNQRSLAIFDPADNSWKKVPVPLTGSSSTRFSLGTHDGKLLLLSLEEEPGYQTLMYDPAAPTGSEWCTSKLRPSGRCLCSVTIKA